The following proteins are encoded in a genomic region of Paralichthys olivaceus isolate ysfri-2021 chromosome 23, ASM2471397v2, whole genome shotgun sequence:
- the tulp3 gene encoding tubby-related protein 3 isoform X7, producing the protein MVQPNTEAWPRRSRTRRGEEQAPLVEFQPSIINDVIMDVGIDGPAAFMGSEAPDLGTKIQILSASQSQTKSQTQSQPQSKSEPQFQLQSQPHSPASEEPERDRDTETLLEPKTDIHELLQKQGLCGSMNFDESSENEDDMEEERTRSLSPHAESTRPESAASGKDVSEVVTPGSPTPDSSLIDVANLEEFVLRPAPRGITVKCRITRDKKGMDRGLYPTYFMHMEREDGKKVFLLAGRKRKKSKTSNYLISVDATDLSREGESFIGKLRSNLMGTKFTVYDNGTNPCKNPGALLEESNTRQELAAICYETNVLGFKGPRKMTVIIPGMNMNFERVPVRPQSEQESLLSRCHNHTLDNLIELHNKAPVWNDDTQSYVLNFHGRVTQASVKNFQIVHDNDPDYIVMQFGRVAEDIFTLDYNYPMCALQAFAIGLSSFDSKLACE; encoded by the exons ATGGTCCAGCCCAACACGGAGGCCTGGCCCCGGCGCTCCAGGACACGGCGCGGGGAGGAGCAGGCGCCACTAGTGGAGTTTCAACCCAGCATCATAAACGATGTCATCATGGACG taGGTATTGATGGCCCAGCAGCCTTCATGGGCTCAGAAGCCCCTGATCTGGGAACGAAAATCCAGATCCTCTCTGCGAGCCAATCCCAGACCAAGTCCCAAACCCAGTCTCAGCCTCAATCCAAGTCTGAGCCTCAGTTCCAGCTTCAATCCCAGCCTCATTCCCCTGCTTCTGAGGAGcccgagagagacagagacaccgAGACGCTGCTCGAGCCCAAGACGGATATCCACGAGTTACTGCAGAAACAAG GCCTCTGCGGCAGCATGAACTTCGACGAATCCAGTGAAAACGAGGATGATATGGAGGAAGAACGGACACGTTCACTGTCTCCTCATGCAGAATCCACCAGGCCTGAGTCTGCTGCCAGCGGCAAGGACGTTTCA GAGGTTGTGACCCCAGGGTCCCCCACACCAGACAGCTCGCTAATCGACGTGGCGAATCTCGAGGAGTTCGTCCTCCGTCCAGCTCCACGTGGCATCACGGTGAAATGTCGAATCACCCGGGACAAGAAGGGCATGGACCGCGGCCTCTACCCCACCTACTTCATgcacatggagagagaggacgGCAAGAAG GTGTTTCTGTTGGcaggcaggaagaggaagaagagtaaGACGTCCAACTACCTTATTTCAGTGGACGCCACGGACCTGTCTCGTGAGGGAGAGAGCTTCATCGGTAAACTGAG GTCCAACCTCATGGGCACCAAATTCACCGTGTACGACAACGGCACCAATCCCTGCAAAAACCCCGGGGCTCTGCTGGAAGAGAGTAACACGAGACAGGAACTGGCCGCCATCTGCTAC GAAACCAACGTGCTGGGATTCAAAGGACCACGTAAGATGACTGTCATCATCCCGGGCATGAACATGAACTTTGAGAGAGTCCCTGTGAGACCTCAAAGT GAGCAGGAGAGCCTCCTCAGCAGGTGCCACAATCACACCCTGGACAACCTGATAGAGCTGCACAACAAGGCTCCGGTGTGGAACGACGACACACAGTCGTACGTGCTCAACTTCCACGGCCGCGTCACTCAAGCTTCAGTGAAAAACTTTCAAATAGTTCACGACAACGACC CCGACTACATCGTCATGCAGTTTGGCCGAGTGGCTGAAGACATCTTCACTCTGGACTACAACTATCCCATGTGCGCCCTTCAAGCCTTCGCCATCGGCCTGTCGAGCTTTGACAGCAAGTTGGCCTGCGAATGA